One Harpia harpyja isolate bHarHar1 chromosome 11, bHarHar1 primary haplotype, whole genome shotgun sequence genomic window, GCAAAAATGATGGCGAGGATGGCCATGGCCCCAACGAGCTTGAAGAAGAGGGGCATGGCAGGTCCTGATGCTTGCTCCTCCACATGCCGTGTCTGCAGGGGCTTGATGATACGCTGCTGCTGGGTGAGGATGGCCTCCCTGGCGCCCGCCCACGTGCCCGGGCCCCGCAGGCGGTACTGGTACGGCGTGCAGGGCCCGAAGGCCACCTCCAGCGCCAGCTTGGGGTCGGTGAGGAAGAGGGCGAGCAGGTTGGGCTTGACCCCCACCTGGCAGGCGAGCTCGTCCATGTAGGGGATGTAATCCACCTGGATGGTGTGCCGCCGGCTCCTCACGTACCTGCGGACAGGGAGGGCAGGTGGGTGCTGGCGGCAGAGCCGGCAGATGCCCCGTGCACCAGCAAGGCGGTATTGGATGGACCGCCATTGGGAAGGATCAGCAGGATGGGGGTAGCGTGGCCAAGCACATCCCTGCCGTCTGTTGGCATGGCCAAATGTGCCAGGACGCAGCCACCGGACAGGATGGGTGCCCACAAGTAGCCGTGCCCAAACCAGCCCCCTCCCTGTTCCCAGGCAGGGTCTTACTGCTTTGCCATTGCTTCTCTCTTCAGCTTGATGTCAGCCTCCATGTCGTGCCGTGGGGGCAGCTTGTTCAGCCCTAGGGAGGATGAGCCACAGCATGGGGGTGCTGCACCCTGCTGTTGACAGTGGCCATTGCGGTGCTGCCCTTGCCTGGGTGCTGTGCCCCCGCCAGCACCACCGTGGCAGGTGTTCTGGCACCCGAGGCATGTCCAAGCCCCTCAGGATGGGACGGAGCAGCCTGTGGGGCTCAGGGTACGGATGTTCCTGTGCCGCTCGGGCAAAAGCTTGGCTCACCACGACAGCTGCAAGGTGGCCATGCCATCGCCCGTGGCCAGGATGGCACAGCCAGATGGTGCCTCCCAAACATGGCTGGGCACCATTTGCCCTGGCTCTGGGGGTGCAGGCTTGGGCTGCAGCCATAGGGGAGGTTTGCCTCACTTACCCTTGAAGACACGGGTGGCCCAGCGACACTGGAGCTCGGAGATGGGCATGATGGCACCCAGAGGCTGGATGAGGCCGATGAAAGCCAGCGTCGGCTTCTCCAGGTCAGGGGGGAACATGAATTTGTAGAGGGGGATCTGGTTCTCCACCACCTTCACGCAGCCTtcgaggaaggggaaggagaagctgTATCCTGTGGCGAAGACCACAGCATCGATGTCTTCCCTGGTGCCATCCTCGAAGATGGCAGACGTCTCCGTGAACTCCTGGACGTTTGGCTTCACCAGCACCCTGCCCGAAATGATGCGGTTGGGCAGGTCGTCGTTGATGGTCGGGTGCTGGTCAAGGACCCTGGAAGGTACAAGTAGCCatcagggtgctggggtggggtgtCTCTGCTccatgtcctgctccagccacTGCTCCCTGCTCTGGGGATGCTTGTCTCCAGGGATGCTCATCACAGTGGATCTGGTCCCCCAGGGATGCTCGGCAGCTGCCACTGCAATGATGCCACCAAGGGTCCCTGGAAGGGGCAGTGGTGGCTCCCTTGAGCATTGCCTGAGCACAACACAGCTATTAACCAGGTTTCCAGGGCTAGTACCTTGGTCCCAGCCCAGGCACAGGGAGCATGGAAATGGCCAAGTGGGGCTGGACACGGGCGGAGGCAGAGGGTCCCTCCTGGGCAGAGGGAGTGTTTGCTGGCACCTGTGCTTTGGCTTCAGTCCGTAGTGCGAGTGGTCGAACCTCACGTTCAGCTGCTTCTCCATGAAGCTGCTCACCATGGACATGCTCAGCAGCTTCTTCAGGAACGTCTTCATGCGGGTGGTGAAGATGATGTCTATGGGGTAGCCCTGATCTCCAACGCGGTTGAGGATCCACGCTCCCCGGCGGGTGCTGAGGAAGACCTGGGCAAGGAAGTAAGCATTGTCTCCTGAACACTGTGACAGTCCTGGGGGGCTGCCCTGCGGGGGACATGTCCTTGCCCCAGGATTGCTGCTCTTCGTGCTGCCCAAGCGCTGGGCAAAGACCCCGAGGGCAGAGAGAGCAGGTGGTCAGCAACTAGCAGGAAGAGGTAGGGAAGAGCcacaggggcagccccagcccgggGCTCGGGGCTGGAAATCGGAGTATCTGTATGGGATTGAGTCTTGACTGCCACCACTGTCTGGTGGCTGGGATTGGCAGGTGCCAGCTCTGCCAAATGTAGCGAGTGCAGGACAGAGCAGTGGCTGTGCCAGTGCCTTGGTCCTGGTGTCCTCGTGGAGCCAGCAGTGTCCCATGGGGGGCTGCTCTGCCCACAGGGACCCCACTCCTGCTGCTCACCTGGTTGGCCGTTTGGCTGATTTCCACGGCCAGGTCCGACCCTGAATTCCCGATACCAATGACAACGACCCTCTTGTCTGTGAAATGCCGAGTGTCCTTGTAGTCTCGGCTGTGGAGGTAGCAGCCCTTGAACTTCTCAATTcctgtgggcagggaggagggatgctTGGCTTTCTGGCACTGGTCTGGAGGGTCACCTCCTCAAAAACTGAAGTGGGGACGCTCCCTGGCCCTGCCAGACCACTCCTGGGGAGCATGGGAGCGCTCCTGGAGCTGAAGCAAGGCAGGGAAatgctggggctgggaggaagagcagcagggagaATAGGGGCTGCCACAGCTGAGCTTTCTGGGGTCTCTCCTCGTGCTGGGGCGTGGGGCAGTACCTGGGAAGGTGCTCAGCGGGAGGTGTGCCTCGGTGTGGTGCCCGGTACACACCAGCACACCGTCGAAGACGGCCGCCTCCTGCTTCCCCTCGCTTTCCGTCACCACATCCCACTGGCCCGTGGCGGCGAAGTCGGGGCGCTTGGACACGCGGCACACACTggtctgggggtggggggcagcaggcGTCAGGCACCCCGTGcctcccagccccgccgccgcccccctgGCTCCCCCCGGCTCTCACCCTGAAGCGGATGTGGCGGAGCAGGTCAAAGTGCTGGGCATACATGCGGAAGTACTCCATGATCTTGGAGTTGTGCATGTAGTTGGGGAAGTCCTCAGGGATGGGGAAGTCGCTGAAGCACATCATCTCCTTGGAGGTGTTGATGATGACGGAGCGGTAGATGCTGGCGCGGCCCTCCTCGGGGCACTCCTGCGGGAGCAGGGCACGGCTCGGTGCTGGCCAGGGGCAGTGATGGGGAGGGATGGCCAGGGCTGGTGTGGTGGCCCTTTGCTTAGACCCCCTGCCCTCAGCCTTGCCCCCAGGACCCTGCTGTGGCCGGCTCTGTGCCACCCCACCAGCTGCTACTGATCCCTAGCTGCCACAGTGCTGAACCCCAGGCGGACATGTGGCTGTCAGGGTTTACCTCAAACCTCCAGAGCCCTCCGATGTCCCCGGTCCTCTCGAAGCAGATGGGGTCCAGCCCCTCTTGCAGGCAGGCTTTGATGGCACACAACCCGCTGCTGCCCCCTCCGATGATGGCCACCTTCTTCGCCATGCTGCCCTCCACCACCGGGTCTCTGCCTGGGGACAGTGCCGGAGAGTGGGGCTGTGAAGCGAGGGGTGCAGCTGTGCCAAATTTTGGCCCTGTGCACCAAAGAGGTCCCAAGTCGAGAGGCAACCCCCAAAAAGTTTGTCTGGGACTGCGAGGCAACTGCTATCCCCACCCCAGCAGGGACCTGGCCAGTGCTGGGGTTTTATACCATCATGGTGTTGCCTCTGGATGCCGTGGGGAGAAATGCTACCCAGTGCCAGGGAGCCACGAAATCTCCCTGCCTACACCAAGTCCCAGCGATGGAGGCGTGCGGGAGTGCCGTGCCCTGCCGCGGGGACGGATGGCTCCCTCCCAGGTGGGTGACGGCCCCTCCGCCTGCCCTTTGCCCTCTCCCTTCCCCGGGGAGAGCCCTGTCGCGCCTCAACCGACCTGTGGCCATGGGAGCGGCAGCCAGGGAAGGCCGGCGGCAGGCGGGGAGCTGCACGAGGGTCTCTGTTGGGTTGCCCCGACCCGTGACGCCGAACGGCGGCCTGGCTTTATGGTGCGCAGCAGTGGTGAGCAGAGCCTCCCCCTCCGTCACTCCTCCCACGCGGCCGGGGAGAGGAAGCCAGCACCCAGCTGGCTCCCGGCCGCCTGCTTGGCTTTTCCGGCAGCGGCTCTCGCCACAGCCTCGGACGGTGGGGTAAGGAACCGTCCCAGGCGCCTTGCTGGGCACCCCCATGCGGGGACACTGTAGGGACATGGGCTCGCAGGAGAGGCAAAGACGCAGCCAGTCCCTGTGGTGTGCATGCTGGGTAAACAAACGCTGCTGTGAACTTTTACCTCTGCGACTATCAGGATCAGCCCAACCCTGTTTATGCTGGTACCCATGGTCACACACAGCTCCGGCTGCTCTGGTGGCACCTGGCACCACATCACTCATGTCCCCCGTGCCCCTGGGCTGGGCATGTTGGCACAGCATCCCCATAGCCACAGCTCGTTCCTGGGCTGTCAGAGTTCTGGGGCCAGCGGGATCCTGGCGCGAGGAGTACTGCGCTGCCGGGGTATCGCTGGTGCCGAGGTGATGGGACCGGTTAGAAAAAGGGTCTCCCCGGCAGCAGGAGGCACAGACCAGGTGGCTCGggagcacactgctggctcccagCACGCTCACAGCCAGACAGCCCCTGGGGACTGCAGGGAAAATTTACTCCTCCGTGTCTGGGGAGCTTTGTCCCAGAGCTGAGCAAGGCACAGGGCTGCGGAGGGGCCAAGCTCTGCAGCTGGAATGGTTTTAACCTTCTAAAACTCATAGTATGTTTACAGTAAGTATAATAAAGCTCTTTTTGTCCCTCGCTGTTGGCAAGGGCTGATCTCTGCCTGGAGCAGAGGCGCCAAGCTGCCAACCGACACTCTGTGCCTGCCTGTTGAAAAGCATCAAAAGCATCTCTTACCAGACAAGGGGATCGGCACGGGGATGGTGAGGAGGCAGCACTaccctccctgctctgctctcagctggCTTCTGGCTCTTTTGCAAGCTCTGCAGGGACTGCCCAAGGGCAACAGGTACAGTGGACTTCTCCCAGCTCTCAACCCTGCCACCGTGCTATGAAACCTCTGTGCACCTTGCCTTCGAATTTGCCCTTCTCTCTTGGCAGCTACAAGAGGCTGCACAGCCCTGGACTTTACCCCACTGTGTTTGGGCTCACGGCCTGGCTGAACCGTGCCGTCAGGCACAGGGGACTGCAGAAGTGCACCAGGGTCAAGCCATGGGCATTTCAGTCAAGACCGGCTTGTTGATGTCTGTGGGAAAGCCACGGTCCCCCATGCCTGGCAAGCACCCAGGATGTACAGTGTGGTGTGCAGCGCATGCAGACACATCTGCTCAGGACTTCTGCAGAGGGCAGAGGTGCCACGAGACAAACTGAGCAGAAAGCACCAGTCTCCTCCTTCCTATCAGCGGGCTGGCACCCGTGCTTGGAGGATCAATGACAAGCACAAGAGGAGACCAAAAGTCTTGCTGGCAGAGGTGGGGAGAAGCACAGCAGAGGTGAGAGGGTGGTTAGTTTGTGCTTCTCAGCCTGTTACAGAGGCTCCTTATGGTCCCCTCCTGCCAAGGACAAGTAGTCCTCTATGGAAAGACAAGGTACCAGAGTAGGAGAGCCAGCCTGCCTGGAGCACAGGGAGCTGCGGTGGTGGTTGGCACAGCCAGGGCCTTTTGCTGCAGGAGGTGCAGGTAAGGCTCAGCTCCTGGGGCTGCCCAGCAGCCTGGGTGAGGGTGAAATGCTGGCTGCTGGGCTATGGGGAAGGGGCTTGCTCTGCAGTATGCTGTCACCAGCACTGGTAACAAGCTGACAAACAGGAATTGCTCTGAATGCACTGTATCCCCCAGGAGACTGAAAATCCTGTGGAGGGGAAAAGGAGCTGTGAAGCTCTGCACAAGGGTTTcaggagcaggctgctgctgggagctgcttcCCATTACCTGCTGTCTTTGAGATGGTATGAATGGACCAAACCCTCGGTTGCACCATCCTTTCCCCATGGCACCGGGAGCCAGGTGCCTGTGTCCTCATTGCTTAAGGTCTGGCCTCAGTAATTGAATCTAGAGCAATAGGGGAGAGATGCTTTGTTTAGGAAGGCAGAGCTCTTTATAAACATGAGGACAGACCCCAGCGAGTCCCCTCCACGCAGTTGTTATGGAGCAGGCTTTGCAGGGCATGCTCACGACAGCAACACGGTCAGTGTATTTACAGCATACAGATACATGGGCGATTGCAGAGAAATATCTGCAGAGCCACAGCTACCACGTACACCACAGGCTAATACAGCAGGTGCCCAGCAAGAGCATGCAGATTCACAGTATCAGCAGTCAGCTGCCAGATGAATGTGCGGAGCCCTCCCCAGGCTCTGCAAGGactgtttttttcacagaagaaCAGTCAGTGCAGCTGCTTGGCCAGTGCACACCCTGCCTGACAGCCCATTAGGAGGGCAAGAGAGCACCAAATGTCTAAGTGTGGGCCCAGGAGCCCAACACCGCTAGTGTTGAAGTCTTGGCTGGATAGATGGATGGGGTCTAGGATGTGAGTTCAAGTCCCAGTATCCCCTCCCTGTGCGTGCTTAGAAAACCAGGCACACGCCCCCCTCTTTTGGGAGGGACCCAGCCATCAATGGCTCCAGAGGGCAAAGAGGGCAGGTGCGCTGAGAGGGGACAGCCAGCAGTGCTCCACCACGCTGTACAGCGCGTAACCCAGCAGCAAACCAAAGAGCACATCTGTCATGTTGTGCCTGCCCAGCATGACCCTTGAAACGCTGACGATGAGAGCCCAGAGCACCACGAGGACCCGGAGCGGGACGGCGAGCACGAGGTGGCGCAGAATGAAGCGGCAGACCAGGGCGGCTCTGGTGGCGTGGCCTGACGGAAAGGAGTACTTGTCCACCGAGATGGTGACGAACATGTCCATCTTGTTGTGGGTGGGCCGTGGCCGCTTGACGAGCCCTTTCACCACTGCTACCAGCACGAGATCCAGCAGCAATGCTAGGAGACAGTAACAGCGAGTGAGCAAGGTTTGGTTTTTGTGTGGTTCCCCCCCGCCTCTGGAAAACAAGGCAAGAATCAAAGCAAAGCCATTAGCTAAGAAGAAAGTAGTTGGCTACAAAAACCTGCCAAGGTTTGTATCCCATGGCTACAATACCCAGGTAGGGAGAGCATGGCACTCATCCAGCACGTGGCCTTCTCCAGCATGAGCACATCTTCAGTCTCTGCTCTTGCTGCACACAGCCCTCATGGAACACCAGACCTTCTGCCTGCCACAGCCAACAACAGGGCTCTGCCTGGCTTGCACCCAAGGGCTTTTCTTTCTGCGTAAAATCTGATCTCACCATGACTCAGGGCTCAAACTGACTCTTAATCTGAAGGCAACAGAGGGGTTAATATTCCCCACAACCCCCTTCCTGACAGTCCTTGCTGACTCAGCATTGCTTTGCCTACCCTCGTGGCTGGGGGTCAAACTGACCTGGGTGAATGATCAGCCCACTTCAACCACCCGGCCATAGCTCAGTGTGAGGGGCTCTGAGCTTGTGTGGTGCCAGGGCTCCCACAGCCTggcttctccctgctgctgggggaaTTAATGCCAGAAAGTTAACcacacttttgttttcaaataataaaaatatttttgaataaagGATGATTTAAATAATGGTGGCTTGTCCCCAGAGAGCTAAAGGCTGTTGCAGTAGAAGTCAGAGGCAAAGCACCCGAGAGAAGTGTGCAGCCAGTATTTGGCAAGAGCAGCTTCTCATGTAGGGAAGAGGGTGCCTTCTCCATCCCCACTAGCTTGGCTAGCACAGTGCTCACAGCCAGGGCTACTTCCTCCAAGAAAGTCTTGTGAGAGTCTGACTTCTGCTTGTCCTAAGGCTCATTTCTGGACACCAAATCTTTCAGTCACTTCAGTTCATTCCCTTTGGTTAATCAtttaagaacaaatatttttttttctcccacaggcAAACCTAGttcacttgctttttctcttttaacgTATGGTTTGGGAGATTCAGCTTGGACATCAGGGAACACTCCTTTTCCACATGGGTGCTGCAACCCTGGGACAGGGCTCCAGACAGGGGGGTGACTCTGGCCCAGAGCGTTGAGGGCCAGACAAGGCCCTCGTGCTGTGAGAGACCTCCTCAGAGCAGAGGTTAGACTGGAGGCCTCCAGGTCCCgtcccacagctctgctctgggacTCTAATTATGTGCTGTCAGATGAAAAAGATGCACAAAACCATGTGTTTCCCACCAAGCAAATTTCAATTCAAGTGATAAGTGTGAGATATCAATTATCTGCAACTTAATAGAAGAGTAAGAACTAGGAACCTGAAAAGGTCTGTTGCTCCGGAGCTACTACAGTTTCTAAATGAGCAATAATGAAGAATCTAAGTATGCCTAATAGGacaggatgctggggggggggaatattacACCACGCAAGATTAAAATGTGTGCTTTAAACCAAGTTTCCTCACTGGCTTATACAGATCAATCCATGCAGGTACTGACTGCAGGGAGCCCAAGGGTGCAGACGTCTGTGTGCCAGAGCAGCTTTTTCAGGGAACGGGCTGGTGTCTCAACACTAGGCAGCTGAATCTGGAATGCGCTGTTCTGATAAGCTAAAGAACTAAAAGAGAAGCTCCCCAAAAGCTTTGTGCAACTGCGGGAGCAGTTTAGTGGTCAGGAATTTCACACTGTGTGGTTGGAGCTGTGACAGCTCCACAGATGAGCACAGATGACAGATGAGCCATACCCCCGCCCCCACACCCTCCAGCCACAGGGTTACTCGCTCTGGTACCAGGCACCCCAGATGAGCCTGCACCAGTTACTCAAAATCACCTGGCTCCCTTGGGGCTGTAGGAGGCTGAGGTTTACTCGGCTCTGCCCCGTCCTTCAGGTCCCAACCTCCCCCTCGGCTCtggccagcccctgcctgcagagccctTTGGTGAGCCCCCAGCCTCACCGAAGAGCAGGTTGAGCAGCACCTCCCTGGCCGCGGAGCTGTCGCTCTGGCAGAGCCCGTAGAAGGTGCCGAGCAGCCAGGGGATGCCGTGCCCCGAAATCTCGATGACCTTCATGAGGGGACGCGCGCTGCCCCAGGCCGAGCCCTCTCCAGCGCAGACGCCCAGGCGCTTGGAGGCCCAGAGGTCGATGGCGAGCAGGGAGCTGAGGGCGATGCCCAGGAAGGAGGGGTTCAGCTTCATGCAGTCCTCctcggggagcggggccgcggcggaGCTGCCCGGCTCCTTGCGGCGCGACGGGCTGTCCGGGGCGCCGGGGCTGCGCTGGCTGACAAGGGACAGGAACTCCAggcggctgctgccgctgccggtgCGTCGCTCGCGGCTGCTCCGGGGGCTCGGCATGGCGAGAGGAGGCTGGCCTGGGAGAGGTGGGGGCTGGTCACCGGCTGCCGGGCCTGCTCATGCAAGGGGACCCGGGCGAGGCGCCCAGGAGGCCCCGTGCCGCCCCCTGCCCGGGcctgcttctccccctccccgcaACCTCCTACGGGCCCCGCTGCCTGCAAGCCCCGGGCCTGTCCCCGCGCCTCCCGCCACCGCACCTCCGGGGCTCAGTTCCCCCCTTCCCGGTGTCTCTCCGGTACCCGGGACCCGCAATCCGCTCCCCCGGTACCAGGagcggccccggcgcggccccgcttCCTCTTCCGCCGCCCCCCGTGACGCAGCCGGTTGCCATGGAGCCACGACGCCCCGGGGCGGGGCTGCGGTGCCCCCTGGCGGCGGGGAggtccctccccttccctcctccctcccgccgcgccccggggcGGGGATCCGTGGGCACgccccgcctccctccccccgccctcccgcccccccctccgcgcACGTGCCCGCCCCGGCCGGCGTACGGCAGCCGGCGAGGGCCGCAagaggcgcggcggcggcggcggcgccttcgccctgccggcgccggtgcggGCGCCGGTGCGCGGGCGGCGATGctcggcgggcgggcggcggcggggggacgggccgcccccccggccccgcggctcggcggaggcggaggcgggtgacgacggctcggcggcggcggcggcgatggggTGCCTGCAGAGCGTGGCCTGCAAGGCGCGGGTGCGTCGGGAGCAGATCGTGGTGTCGGACGTGTCGGCCACCATCGAGCCGGCGGCCACCGCCATCGAGGAGAGCTCGCCGGTGGTGCTGCGGTACCGCACGCCCTACTTCCGCGCCTCGGCCCGCGTCCTCATGCCGCCCATCGCCCGGCGGCACACCTGGGTGGTGGGCTGGATCCAGGCCTGCAACCACATGGAGTTCTACAACACCTACAGCGACCTCGGCGTGTGAGCACCGGCGCCGCCACCGGCACCCCGCCACCCGCAccgggctggggtggggggacggcACCCGGCACCGCGACGGGGCGGCAGCGCGGACCGGGGCGGAGTAGGGGGGGGGAACGGAGGCCTCTGCGGCGGGCACCGGGCCGGGTACGGCACCGGCACCCCAGCAGCCGGCGCGGGCGCTGAGCTCCCCGGCACCGGGTGTCACACCCCCACCCCGTGTCTGCACCTTCCCGCTcctggcaccggcaccggccccTTCAGACCTGAGGCCCGGGCAGCGCCTGCTCCTCTCGTCCCACTGCCCGGCTCCCGCTCCGGCCGGCTGGCCCGAAGCTCCCTCGTTCGAGGCTTTGCGGCCGCCGTTCCCCGCCGAGGAGCGTTTCTCCTGCCGCTGGGTCGCGAGCGCGGGTGCTGC contains:
- the PLPP6 gene encoding polyisoprenoid diphosphate/phosphate phosphohydrolase PLPP6 — encoded protein: MPSPRSSRERRTGSGSSRLEFLSLVSQRSPGAPDSPSRRKEPGSSAAAPLPEEDCMKLNPSFLGIALSSLLAIDLWASKRLGVCAGEGSAWGSARPLMKVIEISGHGIPWLLGTFYGLCQSDSSAAREVLLNLLFALLLDLVLVAVVKGLVKRPRPTHNKMDMFVTISVDKYSFPSGHATRAALVCRFILRHLVLAVPLRVLVVLWALIVSVSRVMLGRHNMTDVLFGLLLGYALYSVVEHCWLSPLSAPALFALWSH